From the genome of Natranaerovirga hydrolytica, one region includes:
- a CDS encoding DUF5704 domain-containing protein — MQGQKKILILLILIFSIRNIGVTFGNDISIENEDNSEEVIIEEDFRRGDTLETATEFVERLLEDTDRTIDINNGIGLPPLVRFDKALEELDDLYYKSTGYKNVYTDLHYEDNGHQFNEAIYSNTGMLVLGNYNTADSNGNPRFMGYVLDYQIGKEIQINNFFRPPELGDGTNKIDNWNLIKNPWDDKDIVGNNNDYLLDIEKYNIDQQSRENLRSTQETLENLLISMEVYLGDTAVALNLRDRSVFDGFTNNPKYTNDERGDLQAYIEDPLRPRWEDAIAIIEPATQYSGGLAMMWHNTRDSNGHPVKAYRSFPILPYGYIKEMTPEPFVPEDTDEDGEETGEDLMNGDFINIIAADIRGQEAFNVEEGIPVTEPIYINLEGNRYLIDYNLVQRTGTREYRVNLSKNYRIIYTIDGEEHISNITRRSRETVTRDYAYWEIDYITVHALDKGEVHNKVLEEGSLVLHPEGYKEPIVDLYHSQDINDHITAEENRTLNYSLGTTTLRNPGSIQEPNWRAEAQRRVPQIKVNNDRLIIDGHTILSDQIKTQTTDPPNHITDIPKIGQDVLYTNNLTIPTHIENGTYPSTGTITYKKIADIRGKQPETININLDINPVVVHTPVINTPTIEVPQHLNQQKNPVQEPVVLLDETFKLYLPNTGEHLNIKGYGTRNYQKYKGEKQIKASFDLYIGEDQTGDYIQANTWHSIDPEKEELTLYTPTWAKEKENQIHIRTKAINTPEGI, encoded by the coding sequence ATGCAGGGACAAAAGAAAATACTTATATTGCTTATACTGATATTCAGTATAAGAAATATAGGAGTTACGTTTGGTAATGATATATCAATAGAAAATGAGGACAATAGTGAAGAAGTGATTATTGAAGAGGACTTTAGAAGAGGCGATACATTAGAAACAGCTACAGAATTTGTAGAAAGACTTTTAGAAGATACTGATAGAACAATAGATATTAATAATGGAATAGGATTACCACCTTTAGTAAGATTTGATAAAGCATTAGAGGAATTAGATGATTTGTATTACAAATCTACAGGGTATAAAAATGTATATACAGATTTGCATTATGAGGATAATGGTCACCAATTTAATGAAGCAATATATAGTAATACAGGGATGCTGGTATTAGGGAATTACAATACCGCAGATAGTAATGGTAATCCGAGATTTATGGGTTATGTATTGGATTATCAAATAGGGAAAGAAATACAAATCAACAACTTTTTTCGTCCACCAGAACTTGGTGATGGCACTAATAAAATAGACAATTGGAATTTAATTAAGAACCCTTGGGATGATAAGGATATAGTTGGTAATAATAATGACTATTTGTTGGACATAGAAAAATACAATATAGACCAACAAAGTAGAGAAAACCTCCGCTCAACCCAAGAAACCCTAGAAAACCTCCTAATCAGCATGGAAGTCTACCTAGGCGACACAGCCGTAGCCCTCAACCTAAGAGACCGCTCAGTATTCGACGGCTTCACCAATAATCCAAAGTACACAAATGATGAAAGAGGAGATTTACAAGCCTATATAGAAGACCCCTTAAGGCCTAGATGGGAAGATGCAATCGCCATTATCGAACCAGCAACCCAGTACAGTGGTGGATTAGCCATGATGTGGCACAACACAAGAGACAGCAACGGACACCCAGTAAAAGCCTACCGCTCCTTCCCCATCCTACCCTACGGTTACATAAAAGAAATGACCCCAGAACCCTTTGTACCAGAAGATACAGACGAAGATGGAGAAGAAACAGGAGAAGACTTAATGAATGGTGACTTTATCAACATTATCGCAGCAGACATAAGAGGACAAGAAGCCTTTAACGTAGAAGAAGGTATCCCAGTAACAGAGCCTATATACATTAACCTAGAAGGCAATCGCTACTTAATCGATTACAACCTAGTCCAAAGAACAGGCACAAGAGAATACCGAGTCAATCTATCAAAAAACTACAGAATCATTTATACCATAGATGGCGAAGAACACATATCAAACATCACAAGAAGAAGCAGAGAAACCGTAACCAGAGACTACGCCTACTGGGAAATAGACTATATCACCGTACACGCACTAGACAAAGGAGAAGTACATAATAAAGTATTAGAAGAAGGCAGTTTAGTCTTACACCCAGAAGGCTACAAAGAGCCCATAGTAGACCTATACCACAGCCAAGACATCAATGACCATATCACAGCAGAAGAAAATAGAACCCTAAACTACAGCTTAGGCACCACCACCTTAAGAAACCCAGGATCCATACAAGAACCAAACTGGAGAGCAGAAGCCCAAAGACGGGTCCCCCAAATAAAAGTCAACAATGACAGACTCATCATAGACGGACACACCATACTATCAGACCAAATAAAAACCCAAACAACGGACCCACCCAATCACATCACAGACATACCCAAAATAGGACAAGACGTACTATACACAAACAACTTAACAATCCCAACCCACATAGAAAATGGCACATACCCAAGCACAGGCACCATAACCTATAAAAAAATAGCAGACATAAGGGGCAAACAACCAGAAACCATTAACATCAACCTAGACATTAACCCAGTAGTGGTACACACCCCAGTCATCAACACACCAACCATAGAAGTACCCCAACACTTAAACCAACAAAAAAATCCAGTACAAGAACCGGTTGTTTTACTAGATGAAACCTTCAAACTATACCTACCCAATACAGGAGAACACTTAAACATCAAAGGCTATGGCACAAGAAACTACCAAAAATACAAAGGAGAAAAACAAATCAAAGCCAGCTTTGACCTCTATATAGGAGAAGACCAAACAGGAGACTATATACAAGCCAACACATGGCACAGCATAGACCCAGAAAAAGAAGAACTCACCCTATACACCCCAACATGGGCAAAAGAAAAAGAAAACCAAATCCACATAAGAACCAAAGCCATCAACACACCAGAAGGCATAG